The DNA window AGCAGAAATAGATGTACTTGTTCCCCAAATTGACTCATTCTTTAAGTTCTGCTCTTCATATGCAATTTGGCTTGATTGAGCATTGATTAACTTTGAAATGTTGGAAAAACTTAAGTCATTTTCTGAGGTTCGTTTTGGCTTGCAGACTGTGGATTGGATATCATAATACATTACTTAATCAAGCAGTACCTCAAGAAATTGATAAGTGATCATTTTAGAAGAAAATGGCTAGCTCTTCCTCAGCATCTGAGATAAATAACAGCAGCACCAGTCCTGAGCCTGGACCACTAATGAGACTCCTTCTCAAGGCTAAAGATCAAAGTCCCAGCCAACCAACACCATTGGAAAAGAAGGAACCTGAGAAGGATCTCAACTGGTACCTCCCCTTGTATAAAGCATCACTACAAGGTGACTGGGAAAGTGCCAGAGAATTCTTTAATCGAGATCCCGATGCAGTTACTGCTAAAATTACTCATTCTTTGGAGACAGTACTGCACATTGCAGTTGGGACAGTGATGGCAATAAATTTTGTCAAAGAGTTGTTGGAATTGATCCAACCTGAGACTTTGCCAAGTTTGCGAGATCAAGCCGGTCAGACACCCCTGCACTATGCTGCCATATTTGGCAATGTTGAGGCTGCAAAGCTACTAGTGAACAGAAGTCCTGCCATGACTAATGCTCCAAGCAATACTGGTTTTCTGCCTATCCACCTTGCTGCTGGTTATGCCAACAAGGATGCGGTTTCATATTTATTAACTGTCACAAGAGACGACATTCAGCCCAATCCTTTCAGAGATGAATCTGGTGCAGAGCTTCTGAATCTAATGATAATTGCAGAGTTCTATGGTAATTTTATGCGCTATTTCAATCTCTTTGAATTGCTTTTTTCTCAGTTTCACCTGATTGAAGAATAAGTAAGTTTCTGCCCCCTTTCAACATAAACCATTTTATGTTCTCTACAGACTTAGCCCTCTATATGATTCAACTCTATCCGGGGTTGGCTACAGCAAAATCACCTGCAGGTAACTCTGCATTGAGCATAATTGCTAGAAAGGATTTGTCAGTTTCAGGTGGAAGTTCAGTCAAAATTTGGGAAACATTTCTCTACTCACGTGAGTTACTTCCTTCATTGTAAGAATGTGAGGTTCTCCATTTTCGGATCATTTAAGAATCTATAGCAGGAAGAAGTGGCTAAGGCACTGCTGATATCATTGGTCTACAACCATATTAGTTGTATCTGTATAATCAATAGTCAAGGCAGAAACACTACATAAGTGATCAATTGAAAAATGGTCTACATGTTTAGTAAATACTATAGTTTTATTCATTGTTTCTTTCTTGAAGGTATGCCAGCATACTTTTGGAATCTCTACGAGCACCCAAAAAGAAAGTATCCAGATAATCCAGATATTGGCTGCCAATCATGTGCAAGAATCTGCTGCTGCATTCGAAAGCTCAACTTTTGTGGTTTGTCTGTAGTCCCTTATTATGGTCAGAAGTTCATAGAAGGTAGAGATTTTTAGGAAGAATGCATTATAACGAGTGAAGATTTCTTGCAATAAGGACAAGAGCATCCGATTTAACATTAACTGGAATAAAGTGGATTGTGAGAATTTCTCAGGTTGATTAAGACACCATTGCCTATACTTTGGAGTCAAATTAATGaaataagaaaaaggaaagaacatggatggaaaagaaaatttggaaattAGAATTGAAAATATTAGTAAACAATTCTGCTTGAAGTATCAACTTTATATGAGGTGGCCCCCCATTCTGTTTAGTCGATTGAACAATATTAAAACTAAATCCGTAATCATCTCCAAGGTATTTCATTGTTGTGGTCTCTTGACCTTTGGTGTCTTTCTCCACAAGTTGGTTTGATGGACATGTTATAGTTGTCTTCATTTTCTGTTGCAAAATTTCCTCCTATCACTGCAACTGGTTTACCTATCAAATGACAGGGTGCCAAAAGTTGCAGGCAGCATTCTGGAAAATCATTGTGAATTTAGGTATGAGTGAATAATTAACTAAGCTAGGACAGAAACTACTTCAGATTACAGATTACAGTAGCCAAGAGCTGAGGACTTTTACTGCAGTGCCACATGTCAGAGATGCACGAGAGACAAAATTTATGCATCTGCAGGCACTTCAACTTGTTAGATGCCTGTGCACCGAAGTATCAAAGTTGGATTATGCAACAGCTGCATCATTTTTTCAACAGCCAATCATTGTTGGGGCAAGTTTTGGGAATAATGTGATTGTTGAAGAGATTTTGCATTCGTTTCCGCCAGCAatttggtcaaggaaccatGAGGGGCACAATATATTCATGACGGCTGTTGCCAACCGTAGGGAGGGCATCTTTAACCTCTTGTATCAGATGAGTGGGCATAAACGGTTGGCTCTGCGTCTTGTAGATAACAAGATGAACAACATCTTGCATTTGGCTGGTAAGTTAGCACCTACTGCTCAACTTAATCTTGTATCTGGTGCAGCGCTACAGATGCAGCGTGAGCTACAGTGGTACAAGGTAAACAGTTTCTCTGCACACTAAACATCATAGGTGTTATTTATCTCAAGCACACTGTAAATTGGACTGGTTTCTACAGAACCAACATAAGTTATTTTTAGGAGTGGGGAAGCCATGAATCAAATTTTCACATGGTGGGCAGTTAAAATTGAGCCTATTTTCAACtgatttctttattttcctgCATAGGAAGTGGAAAAACATGTGCTCCCAGAATCGAAGGCTCACAAAAACTCCAGTGGAAGAACTCCAGCAGTGGAATTTTCCGTGGAACACAAAGACTTGGTTAAAGAAGGAGAGAAATGGATGAAAGATGCAGCAAACTCTTGTACGGTTTCAGCAACTCTTATTGCTACAATAGCTTTTGCAGCATCCATTACTGTGCCTGGGGGCAACAATGGAGACACTGGCAACCCCATTTTTTCCAATGATCTAGCATTTAATATCTTCGCTGCTGCTGATGCTCTCTCACTGTTCTCTTCCACTGCTTCCCTCCTAATGTTTCTGTCCATCCTCACAGCACGATATGCAGAAGTTGATTTTCTCTACTCCCTTCCTAGGAGGTTAATAATAGGTCTTGTCACCCTATTCATCTCTATAACAACCATGATGATAGCCTTTAGTGCCACCATCTACCTTGTTTTTGGTGATAAAAGGGCATGGACAATTGTCCCAATAGCTGCAATTGCTTGTCTTCCTGTGACCTTGTTTGCAACTTTGCAATTTCCCCTCCTGATGGACATGATTCGATCCACTTACTGCCCTGGATGTTTTGGTAAGCGAAGTGAAGATCTTCTCTTTTAAATCGATAAGGTGGCATCCTGTTTAATACTTTGTTTCTGTACGTCAAGACTGACTACGAGGCACGGAGATACGTTGATTAGCTAATTACCCATTACCCAAGAATGTATATTTTTCTCAAGGCGATTGTCATTTGCTCAAAGTTGTACGTATATCTGTTTGACTGAATTATGACATATCAAGGAAGAGCATGTGCATGTTGCTTGCGATCATGAAGCCTTCCTTCTGTCAAGGATCATCACCGCTTTTGTCCCAAGATATTATGAGCCTTCATCGATTTAGAGGGAACATTGAGTTTCCTTTCCTCTTGTTGGGAGTCTGTAAGAACATAGGACCAAAATGAACAGCTTGTATGCAGCATACAATAGATTGATTATCAGCTATCCGTCAGATGATCCGGGCCAAGGCCGTATGCCATATTACTATTTTATCTGAGAAGTTCTCAATGATGTGAGAATTTTCAGTTGTCTTCCAGGTCTTCCGATATACAGAGCGGATGATCATGGTACAAAATGAGATGACAGGAACCATCATGTGCCATGACAATGGTAACGATTCAAGGTTTTATGATTGTTTTACCTCGAAAGTTGTC is part of the Coffea eugenioides isolate CCC68of chromosome 6, Ceug_1.0, whole genome shotgun sequence genome and encodes:
- the LOC113773259 gene encoding uncharacterized protein LOC113773259 isoform X1, translating into MASSSSASEINNSSTSPEPGPLMRLLLKAKDQSPSQPTPLEKKEPEKDLNWYLPLYKASLQGDWESAREFFNRDPDAVTAKITHSLETVLHIAVGTVMAINFVKELLELIQPETLPSLRDQAGQTPLHYAAIFGNVEAAKLLVNRSPAMTNAPSNTGFLPIHLAAGYANKDAVSYLLTVTRDDIQPNPFRDESGAELLNLMIIAEFYDLALYMIQLYPGLATAKSPAGNSALSIIARKDLSVSGGSSVKIWETFLYSRMPAYFWNLYEHPKRKYPDNPDIGCQSCARICCCIRKLNFCGLSVVPYYGQKFIEGCQKLQAAFWKIIVNLVPHVRDARETKFMHLQALQLVRCLCTEVSKLDYATAASFFQQPIIVGASFGNNVIVEEILHSFPPAIWSRNHEGHNIFMTAVANRREGIFNLLYQMSGHKRLALRLVDNKMNNILHLAGKLAPTAQLNLVSGAALQMQRELQWYKEVEKHVLPESKAHKNSSGRTPAVEFSVEHKDLVKEGEKWMKDAANSCTVSATLIATIAFAASITVPGGNNGDTGNPIFSNDLAFNIFAAADALSLFSSTASLLMFLSILTARYAEVDFLYSLPRRLIIGLVTLFISITTMMIAFSATIYLVFGDKRAWTIVPIAAIACLPVTLFATLQFPLLMDMIRSTYCPGCFGKRSEDLLF
- the LOC113773259 gene encoding protein ACCELERATED CELL DEATH 6-like isoform X3 gives rise to the protein MASSSSASEINNSSTSPEPGPLMRLLLKAKDQSPSQPTPLEKKEPEKDLNWYLPLYKASLQGDWESAREFFNRDPDAVTAKITHSLETVLHIAVGTVMAINFVKELLELIQPETLPSLRDQAGQTPLHYAAIFGNVEAAKLLVNRSPAMTNAPSNTGFLPIHLAAGYANKDAVSYLLTVTRDDIQPNPFRDESGAELLNLMIIAEFYDLALYMIQLYPGLATAKSPAGNSALSIIARKDLSVSGGSSVKIWETFLYSRMPAYFWNLYEHPKRKYPDNPDIGCQSCARICCCIRKLNFCGCQKLQAAFWKIIVNLVPHVRDARETKFMHLQALQLVRCLCTEVSKLDYATAASFFQQPIIVGASFGNNVIVEEILHSFPPAIWSRNHEGHNIFMTAVANRREGIFNLLYQMSGHKRLALRLVDNKMNNILHLAGKLAPTAQLNLVSGAALQMQRELQWYKEVEKHVLPESKAHKNSSGRTPAVEFSVEHKDLVKEGEKWMKDAANSCTVSATLIATIAFAASITVPGGNNGDTGNPIFSNDLAFNIFAAADALSLFSSTASLLMFLSILTARYAEVDFLYSLPRRLIIGLVTLFISITTMMIAFSATIYLVFGDKRAWTIVPIAAIACLPVTLFATLQFPLLMDMIRSTYCPGCFGKRSEDLLF
- the LOC113773259 gene encoding uncharacterized protein LOC113773259 isoform X2; translated protein: MASSSSASEINNSSTSPEPGPLMRLLLKAKDQSPSQPTPLEKKEPEKDLNWYLPLYKASLQGDWESAREFFNRDPDAVTAKITHSLETVLHIAVGTVMAINFVKELLELIQPETLPSLRDQAGQTPLHYAAIFGNVEAAKLLVNRSPAMTNAPSNTGFLPIHLAAGYANKDAVSYLLTVTRDDIQPNPFRDESGAELLNLMIIAEFYDLALYMIQLYPGLATAKSPAGNSALSIIARKDLSVSGGSSVKIWETFLYSPYFWNLYEHPKRKYPDNPDIGCQSCARICCCIRKLNFCGLSVVPYYGQKFIEGCQKLQAAFWKIIVNLVPHVRDARETKFMHLQALQLVRCLCTEVSKLDYATAASFFQQPIIVGASFGNNVIVEEILHSFPPAIWSRNHEGHNIFMTAVANRREGIFNLLYQMSGHKRLALRLVDNKMNNILHLAGKLAPTAQLNLVSGAALQMQRELQWYKEVEKHVLPESKAHKNSSGRTPAVEFSVEHKDLVKEGEKWMKDAANSCTVSATLIATIAFAASITVPGGNNGDTGNPIFSNDLAFNIFAAADALSLFSSTASLLMFLSILTARYAEVDFLYSLPRRLIIGLVTLFISITTMMIAFSATIYLVFGDKRAWTIVPIAAIACLPVTLFATLQFPLLMDMIRSTYCPGCFGKRSEDLLF